Within the Dehalococcoidia bacterium genome, the region TGGCCGCGGCGTCGCCCGCGCCGAGCGGACGGTCACGAATCTCCTCTACCGGTACGACGAACTGGTGGCGCTTTCGCGGCGGAATGACGGGCGGTTGCCGGAGACGCTGCGCCGCCAAGGGCGGGTGATCCTCGCGCTTGATGGACGGCAGCCGGCGGTGGGGCACGAGGTGCTCTGGGGGGTGCGCGACTGCCTCTCCGGCGCCGTGCTGCTCGCCCGCCGCCGGCTCGGCAGCAAGCGGGACGAGCTGGCCCCGTGGCTGCGCGCCGTGGCGGACGCCGTGCCGGTCCCGCTCCGTGCGGTCGTGGCGGACGGGCAGGCCTCGATCCGGCGCGCGGTGCAGAGAGCGCTGCCGGGGATCCCGCACCAGCTCTGCCAGGTGCCCGACCTCCGGGAAGCGGCGCGGCCGATCTACGCAGCCGATCGCCACGCGAAGCCGGAAGTGAAGAAGCAGGTGCGCGGCATGCGGCCGCTGGAACGTGCCCTGGAAGGGCGGGCGGACGAAGAGGCGGAGGCCATGCGCGGCTACTGTCTCGCCGTCCGCGGTGCCCTCACGGACGATGGCCGACCACCGCTGTGCGCTTCCGGCCTCCGGCTGCAGCAGCGCTTGACGACGATGCACCGCTCGATCAAACGGGTGCGGGCCGAAAAGGGGGCCTG harbors:
- a CDS encoding ISNCY family transposase, producing the protein GRGVARAERTVTNLLYRYDELVALSRRNDGRLPETLRRQGRVILALDGRQPAVGHEVLWGVRDCLSGAVLLARRRLGSKRDELAPWLRAVADAVPVPLRAVVADGQASIRRAVQRALPGIPHQLCQVPDLREAARPIYAADRHAKPEVKKQVRGMRPLERALEGRADEEAEAMRGYCLAVRGALTDDGRPPLCASGLRLQQRLTTMHRSIKRVRAEKGA